A DNA window from Pyrus communis chromosome 3, drPyrComm1.1, whole genome shotgun sequence contains the following coding sequences:
- the LOC137729684 gene encoding probable glutathione S-transferase, with amino-acid sequence MADEVVLLDFWASMFGMRARVALAEKGIKYEYREEDLRNKSQLLLQMNPVHKKIPVLIHNGKPVCESLIIVQYIDEVWRDKAPLLPSEPYQRACSRFWADFIDKKLYDAGRKIWSTKGEEQEAAKKDFIEILMQLEG; translated from the exons ATGGCGGATGAGGTTGTTCTTCTGGACTTCTGGGCAAGCATGTTTGGCATGAGGGCCAGAGTAGCGCTGGCGGAGAAGGGCATCAAGTATGAGTACAGAGAGGAGGACTTGAGGAACAAGAGCCAGCTGCTTCTGCAGATGAACCCGGTTCACAAGAAGATCCCGGTTCTCATTCACAACGGTAAGCCAGTCTGTGAGTCACTCATCATTGTGCAGTATATTGATGAGGTTTGGAGGGATAAAGCTCCTTTGCTTCCCTCTGAGCCTTACCAGAGAGCTTGCTCTAGGTTCTGGGCTGATTTCATTGACAAGAAG CTGTATGATGCTGGGAGGAAGATATGGTCCACAAAGGGAGAGGAACAAGAGGCAGCTAAAAAGGACTTCATCGAAATCCTGATGCAGTTGGAGGGATAG